The genomic region AGGAGGCCCGGCTCGGGCGCGGCTGCATCGTGGGGCGCGGGGCGTACGTCGGGCCCGGCGTACGGATCGGGGACAACGTCAAGCTCCAGAACCACGCGCTCGTGTACGAGCCCGCCGAGCTCGGCGACGGGGTGTTCATCGGCCCGGCGGTGGTGCTCACCAATGACTTCTACCCGCGCGCGGTCGAGCCCGACGGCCGCCTCAAGCGCGGCGGTGACTGGGAGGCCGCCGGGGTCGTGGTGGCAGAGGGCGCCTCGCTGGGAGCCCGCTCGGTGTGCGTGGCCGGGGTGCGCGTCGGACGCTGGGCGCTGGTCGCGGCCGGCGCGGTGGTGTCCCGGGACGTACCGGACTTCGCGCTCGTGGCGGGGGTGCCGGCCCGGCGGATCGGCTGGGTGGGCCGGGCCGGGGTCCGCCTGGTGGAGCGCGAGGACGAGCCGGGCGTGTGGGAGTGCCCGCGGACCGGAGCGCTGCACGACGAGAAGGACGGCGCGCTCGTCGAGCGCATCTGACGGAATGTCGGCAATTTAGCGCTTCGGCATTTCGTCAAAACCACAAACAACGAACAACCGGTCGGCATACCGTGTCCCTGCACACGGGATCTGAGCAGGCAACAGGCCTGGCTCAGTGGGGGGTTGTACACGACGAGGGCACCGCGGGCAGTGCGCCGGCGGCGCGGTTCCACCGCGCCTGCGGCGGCTGCCGTTCACGCGCGCGCCCCAGTCCGACGGCATCGCTGGGGGGTCCAGACGCAGCCGTCGGACGGTTCGTGCCATCGGTGGGGGTTCACCGGCGGCACGTGCGCCGTCATGCGCGATTCCCCTCCGCGGAGTGACGACCGCCAGGTCCGTCCGAGGAGCGATCAGAGGGGGTAGGTGTGTTGGAGCCGAAGAGCTCGGACATACGGGGTGCGCGCAGCACCCGGGGAGTCGGGGTGGGGACCCGATGACCGCAGCACGATTAGAGGCACTGGCCCGCGAGGACCTGTCGGCGCACGCCCTCGCCGAGCGGCTGCTCGCGCTGGCCGAGGCGGGGCTGCCCGCGATGTACCTGCCGGGCGCCGAGAACTTCGTGTTCACGCTGGTGGGGACCGCGGCACCCGACGGCACCCGCCGCCTGGAGCCGCGGGGGACCAGCACCCGGTACGCGGCCATCACCGCGCTGGGCGCGCGGTTCCTGCCCGAGGACCGGCAGCGCGCCCTGTTCGGCGGGCTCACCGCCGAGCAGTTCGCGGGGCTGCTGGTGGAACGGCTCCCCGGGGTGACGAACCTCGGTG from Streptomyces sp. NBC_00190 harbors:
- a CDS encoding acyltransferase, producing MSVRIQPSSQVDETAELGEGTTVWDLAQIREEARLGRGCIVGRGAYVGPGVRIGDNVKLQNHALVYEPAELGDGVFIGPAVVLTNDFYPRAVEPDGRLKRGGDWEAAGVVVAEGASLGARSVCVAGVRVGRWALVAAGAVVSRDVPDFALVAGVPARRIGWVGRAGVRLVEREDEPGVWECPRTGALHDEKDGALVERI